In one window of Clavelina lepadiformis chromosome 4, kaClaLepa1.1, whole genome shotgun sequence DNA:
- the LOC143452133 gene encoding microfibril-associated glycoprotein 4-like, with protein MKQILIYLALLTTFCVTMIYCEPCENVIRFDRDDVVTTSSEQGGDIGVFGSPEPAGSQVLNSSRHGSRDVDETCVKRDSCSWISSDILRILRDLEDVFRPDSCTNSPLNGDQFLRDGLKVYCEDRWSVFQRRFDGSVNFQRTWNEYKNGFGKTEGEFWLGLETVHRLTRRGKCNLRIELQTFDDKHYWVEYSSFSVDSEADLYRIHVSGHTGNATEGFLFSNGQVFITIDKHENHHRGSNCAILDGNNGGWWYSIWDNCGDSWLNALWGENGYVYWMGVNPRPKATTMKFRCD; from the exons atgaagcaaattttgaTTTATCTTGCTTTGCTGACAACTTTCTGCGTCACCATGATCTATTGTGAACCGTGCGAAAACGTGATCAGATTTGATCGCGATGATGTCGTCACTACTTCATCAGAACAAGGAGGCGACATTGGTGTATTTGGTTCTCCAGAACCTGCAGGAAGTCAGGTACTCAATTCATCACGACATGGTTCAAGAGACGTTGACGAAACATGCGTTAAGCGTGATTCTTGCTCTTGGATATCATCTGATATCCTCAGAATCTTGAGAG ATTTAGAAGATGTTTTTCGTCCCGACTCCTGCACTAACTCTCCATTGAATGGAGATCAATTTCTTCGCGATGGTCTAAAAGTTTATTGTGAAGATCGGTGGAGT GTATTTCAAAGAAGATTTGATGGCAGCGTCAACTTCCAGCGGACTTGGAATGAATACAAAAATGGATTTGGAAAAACTGAAGGTGAATTCTGGCTTG GCCTCGAAACGGTACATAGGCTGACCCGTCGTGGAAAATGTAACCTTAGAATAGAACTTCAAACTTTTGACGATAAACACTATTGGGTAGAGTACAG CTCATTCTCGGTTGATAGCGAGGCCGATCTTTATAGGATTCACGTGTCAGGGCACACCGGAAATGCAACTGAAGGTTTCCTGTTCAGCAACGGTCAAGTATTTATTACGATAGATAAACACGAAAATCATCACCGAGG GAGCAACTGTGCAATCCTTGACGGGAATAATGGCGGATGGTGGTACAGCATTTGGGATAATTGCGGTGATTCCTGGCTAAACGCACTTTGGGGTGAAAATGGTTACGTTTACTGGATGGGTGTTAATCCGCGTCCTAAAGCCACTACGATGAAATTTAGATGTGACTGA